The following are encoded in a window of Staphylospora marina genomic DNA:
- a CDS encoding ATP-binding cassette domain-containing protein → MIEFRDVSKVYPGGVAALQDVTLTVERGDIFGVIGVSGAGKSTLLRLVNGLETPTSGSVMVDGLEIPRLSPAELRKARAQIGIIFQHFHLLWSRTVRENVAFPLEIAGLSPKEIRQRTDELLERVGLADKANSWPSQLSGGQKQRVGIARALANRPKVLLCDEATSALDPETTASILALLKEIHADTGITMMLITHEMSVVRAICNRMAVMEAGRVVETGSVRDIFKRPSHPLTRRFLETSEENGNRESSGEGTLTRVALAELTRLKERGVTFRVEGDIRPDTDEVAIRILDGEDRLQLEESGKEECSRV, encoded by the coding sequence GTGATTGAGTTCAGGGACGTATCGAAAGTATATCCGGGTGGAGTCGCCGCACTTCAAGATGTGACGCTGACCGTTGAACGGGGAGACATTTTCGGTGTGATCGGAGTGAGCGGCGCGGGGAAAAGCACGTTGCTCCGGCTGGTCAACGGACTGGAAACCCCCACGTCCGGAAGCGTCATGGTGGACGGACTGGAAATTCCGCGCTTGAGTCCGGCCGAATTGAGGAAAGCCCGTGCGCAAATCGGCATCATTTTTCAGCATTTTCATCTGCTTTGGTCGCGGACGGTGCGTGAGAACGTTGCGTTTCCGCTGGAAATCGCCGGGCTTTCTCCGAAGGAAATCCGCCAAAGGACCGATGAGCTGCTGGAGCGGGTGGGGCTGGCCGACAAGGCGAACAGCTGGCCGTCCCAATTGAGCGGAGGACAAAAACAGCGGGTGGGAATTGCCCGGGCGTTGGCCAACCGCCCGAAAGTGTTGCTCTGCGACGAGGCCACCTCGGCGCTGGATCCGGAAACGACGGCCTCCATTCTGGCGCTTCTGAAGGAGATTCATGCGGATACGGGCATCACCATGATGTTGATCACCCACGAAATGAGCGTCGTGCGGGCGATCTGCAACCGGATGGCCGTGATGGAAGCCGGACGGGTGGTGGAGACCGGATCGGTCCGCGACATTTTCAAGCGTCCGTCCCATCCGTTGACCCGCCGCTTCCTCGAGACAAGCGAAGAAAACGGAAACCGGGAATCCTCCGGTGAGGGGACGCTCACCCGGGTTGCGCTCGCGGAATTGACGCGCCTCAAGGAGCGGGGAGTCACGTTCCGCGTGGAAGGGGACATCCGTCCGGACACGGATGAAGTGGCGATCCGCATTCTGGACGGAGAAGACCGCTTGCAGCTTGAGGAATCCGGAAAGGAGGAGTGTTCCCGTGTTTGA
- a CDS encoding sugar transferase codes for MRSKTAYHGSSHLLQGEGLNTSSVYPVVKRVLEVIFSVALLIFTLPVLVLVAIAIKLESPGPVFYKQERVGLNGKVFNIIKLRSMRTDAEKNGPQWAAKNDPRVTRVGKFIRKTRIDELPQLINILRGDMSLIGPRPERPMFTEQFDKEIPGFKNRLKVKPGLTGWAQVNGGYEATPAEKLEMDLYYIRNQSLKLDMEILFRTAWVVISGNGAR; via the coding sequence ATGCGTTCCAAGACGGCATATCACGGCAGCTCGCATCTCCTTCAGGGAGAAGGATTGAATACGTCATCGGTCTACCCCGTGGTCAAACGGGTGTTGGAGGTCATCTTCTCCGTCGCTTTGCTGATCTTCACCTTGCCGGTGCTCGTGCTGGTGGCGATCGCCATCAAACTGGAATCGCCCGGCCCCGTGTTCTACAAGCAGGAGCGGGTCGGACTCAACGGAAAAGTGTTCAACATCATCAAACTTCGCTCCATGCGCACCGACGCCGAAAAGAACGGACCGCAGTGGGCGGCCAAGAACGACCCCAGGGTCACCCGGGTGGGCAAATTCATCCGGAAGACGCGCATTGACGAACTGCCCCAGCTCATCAACATTTTGCGCGGGGACATGAGTCTGATCGGTCCGCGGCCCGAGCGTCCGATGTTCACCGAGCAATTCGACAAGGAAATCCCGGGCTTCAAAAATCGGCTCAAAGTCAAACCCGGACTGACCGGCTGGGCACAGGTCAACGGGGGATACGAAGCCACTCCGGCCGAGAAGCTGGAGATGGACCTGTATTACATTCGCAATCAATCGCTCAAATTGGATATGGAAATTTTGTTCCGCACCGCGTGGGTGGTCATCTCCGGAAACGGTGCAAGATGA
- a CDS encoding SDR family oxidoreductase — protein MNVLVTGGAGFIGSHIVDRLIAEGHRVVVVDNISTGKEEQIHPDAVFYRTDLTRPELREVFEKEKPEFVIHQAAQIHVNTSVEDPAFDASVNILGTINLLEACRNVGVRKVVYASSAAVYGNPETLPLDERHPVRPLSGYGVSKYTVEHYLNVYRHLYGISFTALRYANVYGIRQDPRGEGGVISIFVDRVLRGLPMTIHGDGEQTRDYIYVEDVARANLAALEAGDGEILNIGTGRQSSLNEVLRLFREITGQDVEAVYGPERPGDIRHSVFDISKARRVLGWEPKVSLEEGLRKTVEYYREQYRTMDTDR, from the coding sequence ATGAACGTATTGGTAACCGGCGGTGCCGGATTCATCGGTTCGCATATCGTCGACCGCCTGATTGCCGAAGGCCATCGGGTGGTCGTGGTGGACAACATCTCCACGGGCAAGGAAGAACAGATTCATCCCGACGCGGTTTTTTATCGCACGGATCTGACCCGTCCGGAGCTTCGGGAAGTGTTTGAGAAAGAAAAGCCGGAATTTGTCATCCATCAAGCGGCGCAAATCCATGTGAACACGTCCGTGGAAGATCCGGCCTTCGACGCTTCCGTCAATATCCTGGGAACGATCAATCTGCTGGAAGCCTGCCGGAACGTCGGCGTGCGCAAGGTGGTGTATGCTTCCTCGGCGGCCGTCTACGGGAATCCGGAAACCCTTCCCCTGGATGAACGTCATCCGGTCAGGCCGCTGTCCGGATACGGGGTGTCCAAATACACGGTCGAGCATTATCTGAACGTCTACCGGCATCTGTACGGAATCTCTTTCACCGCTCTGCGCTATGCCAACGTATACGGCATTCGCCAGGATCCCCGCGGGGAAGGCGGCGTGATTTCCATTTTCGTCGACCGGGTGCTGCGGGGGTTGCCGATGACCATCCACGGTGACGGGGAACAAACCCGGGACTACATCTACGTGGAAGACGTCGCACGGGCCAACCTCGCGGCTCTGGAGGCCGGGGACGGGGAAATCCTCAACATCGGCACGGGCCGTCAGTCTTCGCTCAATGAAGTGCTGCGCCTGTTCCGGGAGATCACCGGACAGGACGTCGAGGCCGTGTACGGTCCCGAGCGTCCCGGCGACATCAGGCACAGCGTGTTTGACATTTCCAAGGCACGCCGCGTTCTCGGCTGGGAACCGAAGGTGTCCCTGGAAGAAGGCCTTCGCAAAACCGTTGAATATTACAGGGAGCAGTATCGTACAATGGACACTGACCGGTAA
- a CDS encoding LCP family protein, whose protein sequence is MKKFFLLAVTCCAGLFLYGLLTFWTAARNVYEPGLSGSTSRFGEISADKDPVMLLLLGVDKRSGDVGRADSITVAAIHPGRKNVLLVNFPRDLIVPIPGRSMPDKINHSFAYGGSRLTRLTVEAWTGLPVDGVVRVDMDGLSRVVDALGGVDVEVPFDFTFEGIRFRKGTMHLSGREALAFARMRKEDPRGDYGRIKRQQAVMLGIVKRLSDWSSLSRLDDVAKQAGEHLKTDIPPMDWIRLKQGLSGIDASAVQTDSVRANSVKLRGIWYLAASDKEKNRIRSLLEEATERRASANASR, encoded by the coding sequence TTGAAAAAATTTTTTTTGCTGGCGGTGACATGCTGTGCAGGACTGTTCCTGTACGGACTGCTTACATTCTGGACCGCGGCCCGGAACGTGTACGAACCCGGGCTCTCGGGAAGCACTTCCCGGTTCGGGGAAATCAGCGCCGACAAAGACCCGGTGATGTTGCTTTTGCTCGGCGTGGACAAACGGTCCGGGGACGTCGGGCGGGCCGATTCCATCACCGTGGCCGCCATTCATCCGGGCCGAAAGAACGTGCTGCTGGTCAATTTCCCGCGGGATTTGATCGTCCCGATTCCCGGAAGAAGCATGCCGGACAAAATCAATCACAGCTTCGCGTACGGGGGCTCCCGATTGACCCGTCTCACGGTGGAGGCCTGGACGGGACTCCCCGTTGACGGAGTCGTGCGCGTCGACATGGACGGTCTGTCCCGGGTGGTGGATGCGCTCGGCGGGGTGGACGTGGAGGTGCCGTTTGATTTCACGTTTGAAGGCATCCGCTTCCGCAAGGGGACCATGCATTTGTCCGGCCGGGAAGCGCTGGCCTTTGCCCGCATGAGAAAAGAGGATCCCCGCGGAGACTACGGGCGCATCAAGCGGCAACAGGCCGTGATGCTCGGCATCGTCAAGCGCCTGTCCGACTGGTCCTCGCTTTCCCGCTTGGACGACGTGGCGAAGCAAGCCGGAGAACACCTGAAAACGGACATCCCTCCGATGGATTGGATCCGGCTCAAACAGGGGCTGTCCGGCATCGACGCCTCCGCCGTCCAAACGGACAGCGTTCGCGCCAATTCGGTCAAACTGCGGGGCATCTGGTATCTCGCCGCTTCCGACAAAGAGAAAAACCGGATTCGCTCGCTCTTGGAAGAAGCCACCGAACGCCGGGCGAGCGCAAACGCCTCCCGCTGA
- a CDS encoding glycosyltransferase family 4 protein — protein MAPKVMIFSSVHPYDDSRIFHKQAKSLAAHGFEVELHAVADFAEKTEDGVRIVGLARRTGWKRLLAGRQLYRRAVRSGADIFHFHDPELLPWGVLLAWRTGRPVIYDSHEDLPKQIHTKPWIPKALRGILSRIAHVVEKGLAGRLAAVITATESIRDQFARVRRTVVIKNWPLPMPALNREEDGVNRILYVGGISYLRGYREMIRMMDHLPKELDAELHLIGPLQHIRPEERNEEELRKKNIHLHGRIPFEEVRSWLAKGKVGLVCLHPVENYRESLPIKMFEYMAAGLPLVATDFPLWKEIVDQSGCGFTVNALDPAEMAEKVARILQDERLRRQMGEAGRKAHEETYNWQVEERKLLELYNELLGADGLAEKKASAS, from the coding sequence TTGGCACCGAAAGTGATGATTTTCAGTTCGGTCCATCCTTACGATGACTCGCGCATCTTTCACAAGCAGGCCAAATCGCTCGCGGCACACGGATTTGAGGTGGAGCTTCACGCCGTGGCCGACTTTGCGGAAAAAACGGAGGACGGCGTCCGGATCGTCGGCTTGGCCCGGCGAACCGGTTGGAAGCGCCTTCTGGCCGGAAGACAGCTGTATCGTCGGGCCGTCCGGAGCGGAGCCGACATCTTTCATTTCCACGACCCGGAACTTCTTCCGTGGGGAGTGCTGTTGGCCTGGCGGACCGGGCGACCGGTGATTTACGATTCTCATGAAGATTTGCCGAAACAGATCCACACCAAGCCTTGGATTCCGAAAGCTTTGCGGGGGATTTTGTCCCGGATCGCCCACGTGGTGGAAAAGGGATTGGCCGGCCGATTGGCTGCCGTGATCACCGCCACGGAGTCGATCCGCGATCAGTTCGCCCGGGTCCGTCGCACCGTGGTGATCAAGAACTGGCCGCTGCCCATGCCGGCTCTCAACCGGGAAGAGGACGGGGTGAACCGGATTCTGTACGTGGGAGGCATTTCCTATCTGAGGGGATACCGGGAAATGATCCGCATGATGGATCATCTGCCGAAAGAGCTGGACGCCGAGCTGCACCTGATCGGACCGCTTCAGCACATTCGCCCGGAGGAACGAAACGAGGAGGAGCTTCGCAAAAAGAACATTCACTTGCACGGCCGGATTCCGTTTGAGGAAGTGCGGAGCTGGTTGGCCAAGGGAAAAGTGGGGCTGGTATGTCTGCATCCGGTGGAAAATTACCGGGAATCGTTGCCGATCAAGATGTTTGAGTACATGGCGGCCGGTTTGCCGCTGGTGGCCACCGATTTTCCGCTGTGGAAAGAGATTGTGGATCAAAGCGGATGCGGGTTCACCGTGAACGCGCTGGATCCGGCGGAAATGGCCGAAAAAGTCGCCCGCATCCTGCAGGACGAACGGCTTCGCCGTCAGATGGGAGAAGCCGGGCGAAAGGCCCATGAGGAGACGTACAACTGGCAAGTGGAAGAGCGGAAGTTGCTGGAACTTTACAACGAGTTGCTCGGTGCGGACGGGTTGGCGGAGAAAAAAGCCTCCGCTTCCTGA
- a CDS encoding O-antigen ligase family protein, whose translation MVNELLFPRQNRLEHLFYFMIAFALLGPTLGIPLTEEFNLTFFRIAFVLLAGGLIIRWAMQKNLETVSLYPVRWYAAFFAFWFVYGVISLTWAVSIGHGIRYLIFLGMMMPLALSFPYFIHSGTNFWRTQRVLFWVFAAIVYFAVIESITLIHLPSSRAFGTDQATVTSVFTNQNDLATCITLGLPFLATALFMLDLEKKHKILVYATGVLAIYALLATGSRSNTFFALPLAGLALAVLVPQVVPREKLTKKNIGRALIALLAALLIANVLSAIFLSDEAREQARTKLASTLGFLLDINKGSWDLEEGGQEVVQGETGQSATVRKYLVLNGLRFLQDSHFLGVGPGNIEPLMQGAPKVNKVNMHNWWVEVLVNFGVIIFALYMFLYFWMLWRLYKLASLKHSPEVGPVIRWGATASMLALTGYFFGGMAPSTAIHFTPMWICYGIGLAVIALGENRKKQLMETGNREQAA comes from the coding sequence ATGGTGAATGAGTTGCTGTTCCCCAGGCAAAACAGGTTGGAACACCTGTTCTATTTCATGATCGCATTCGCCTTGCTCGGGCCAACCTTGGGGATTCCTCTCACGGAAGAATTCAACCTCACCTTCTTCCGGATCGCTTTTGTTCTCTTGGCCGGCGGGCTGATCATACGATGGGCCATGCAAAAAAATCTGGAAACGGTCTCGCTGTACCCGGTTCGCTGGTACGCCGCGTTTTTTGCGTTTTGGTTCGTGTACGGCGTCATCTCGCTCACCTGGGCGGTCAGCATCGGGCACGGCATCCGCTACCTGATTTTCCTGGGAATGATGATGCCGCTTGCGCTTTCGTTTCCGTACTTCATCCATTCCGGAACCAACTTCTGGAGAACGCAACGTGTCTTGTTCTGGGTGTTTGCCGCCATTGTCTATTTTGCGGTGATCGAATCGATCACGCTGATTCATCTTCCGTCGTCCCGGGCGTTCGGCACCGATCAGGCCACGGTGACGTCGGTGTTCACCAACCAGAACGACCTGGCCACCTGCATCACGCTGGGATTGCCGTTTTTGGCGACCGCACTGTTCATGCTGGATCTTGAAAAGAAACACAAGATTCTCGTCTACGCGACCGGGGTGTTGGCCATTTACGCTCTTTTGGCCACCGGATCCCGCAGCAACACGTTCTTTGCACTGCCTCTGGCCGGGCTGGCGTTGGCGGTGCTGGTCCCGCAAGTCGTGCCCCGTGAGAAACTGACCAAGAAAAACATCGGCCGCGCTCTCATCGCCTTGCTGGCGGCCCTGTTGATCGCCAACGTCCTGTCCGCCATCTTCCTGTCGGATGAAGCCCGGGAACAGGCGAGAACCAAATTGGCCAGCACGCTCGGATTTTTGCTCGACATCAACAAGGGGAGCTGGGACCTTGAAGAGGGAGGCCAGGAAGTGGTCCAAGGGGAAACCGGACAGAGTGCCACGGTCCGCAAATACCTGGTTCTCAACGGTCTCAGGTTCCTGCAGGACAGCCATTTCCTGGGGGTGGGGCCCGGCAACATCGAGCCCCTGATGCAAGGAGCTCCCAAAGTCAACAAGGTCAACATGCACAACTGGTGGGTGGAGGTCCTGGTCAATTTCGGCGTGATCATCTTCGCGCTGTACATGTTCCTTTATTTCTGGATGCTCTGGCGGCTGTACAAACTGGCCAGCCTCAAACATTCACCGGAAGTCGGCCCCGTCATCCGCTGGGGAGCGACGGCCAGCATGCTCGCGCTCACCGGGTATTTCTTCGGGGGCATGGCTCCGAGCACGGCCATCCATTTCACCCCGATGTGGATCTGTTATGGAATCGGTCTGGCGGTCATCGCATTGGGGGAAAACCGGAAAAAGCAATTGATGGAAACGGGAAACCGGGAACAGGCGGCTTGA
- a CDS encoding polysaccharide biosynthesis C-terminal domain-containing protein: MRQHLKRLFSDSAVFAIATMGNKLVSAMLFPLYGLYLTSQGELADWGLTNTITLILTYLCILGTDAAMAFYFYDAKDVTERRLYFTNAVLFSGGLCLGLTLLITLVREPLTSLVYEKPHGYEFLLPVAFLATFGAILIQHILGYARYSRRVWLFNLFSMSYVIGSSLLSFWFLAEWNAGVMGLFYGQLVGQLLVAAILLVVFRNEFVWKFSPRHLKDLVRYGAPLLPTLMAFWVMSSVSRPILYHLDSIHNADIYEACMRLASIIVLITSPFQLAWRPFSMSIKDREDAPGLYSVIGRGLLVAGTLAIMLLTFFMQDIYALFTSNRQDLAEGYLYVWALSLGTLFNVLVNVFGVGLLIKKQTKLISRGFLIAAILYLAGNLLFVPVFHIWGAAGSTVAAYLFVIVWVYRQNQNHYPIPFKFGSVSAYLAVFLIAMAVVSWAQANRLDFLWAVEAAALGVTVAAVFATGLFSVRSLNRVGSLLPKLGGKG; encoded by the coding sequence ATGAGGCAACATTTGAAACGCCTGTTTTCCGACTCCGCCGTATTTGCCATTGCCACCATGGGGAACAAGCTGGTTTCGGCCATGCTGTTCCCCCTTTACGGACTTTATCTCACCTCGCAGGGCGAACTTGCCGACTGGGGTCTCACGAACACGATCACCCTGATTTTGACGTACCTGTGCATACTGGGAACCGATGCCGCCATGGCGTTTTATTTTTATGACGCGAAAGACGTGACGGAGCGTCGCCTGTACTTCACCAATGCCGTTTTGTTCAGCGGAGGGCTTTGTCTGGGGCTGACCCTGTTGATCACGTTGGTGAGGGAACCGCTCACGTCCTTGGTGTACGAAAAACCGCATGGTTATGAATTTCTCCTGCCCGTGGCTTTTTTGGCCACCTTCGGAGCCATTCTCATCCAGCACATATTGGGATACGCCCGCTACAGCCGGAGAGTCTGGCTGTTCAACCTCTTCAGCATGTCCTACGTGATCGGCTCCTCGCTGCTCAGTTTCTGGTTTCTGGCTGAATGGAATGCCGGCGTGATGGGACTGTTTTACGGCCAACTGGTGGGCCAGTTGCTGGTGGCCGCCATCTTGCTGGTCGTTTTCCGCAATGAATTCGTCTGGAAGTTTTCACCCCGCCACCTGAAAGATCTTGTCCGGTACGGAGCTCCTCTGCTCCCCACACTGATGGCATTTTGGGTGATGTCTTCGGTGAGCCGGCCGATCCTGTACCATCTGGACTCCATCCATAACGCAGACATCTACGAAGCATGCATGAGACTGGCCAGCATCATCGTCTTGATCACTTCTCCGTTTCAATTGGCCTGGCGTCCGTTTTCCATGTCCATCAAGGATCGGGAGGACGCTCCCGGATTGTACAGCGTCATCGGTCGGGGACTTCTTGTGGCGGGAACGCTCGCAATCATGCTGCTGACCTTCTTCATGCAGGACATTTATGCCCTGTTCACGTCCAACCGGCAGGACCTGGCGGAAGGATATCTGTATGTTTGGGCGCTCTCGCTCGGCACCCTGTTCAACGTGTTGGTGAACGTATTCGGGGTGGGTCTTCTGATCAAGAAACAGACCAAATTGATTTCCCGCGGATTCCTGATCGCGGCCATCCTGTATTTGGCCGGCAACCTGTTGTTCGTGCCGGTGTTCCACATCTGGGGCGCCGCGGGAAGCACCGTTGCGGCCTACCTGTTCGTCATCGTTTGGGTGTATCGGCAAAACCAGAACCATTATCCGATCCCCTTCAAGTTCGGATCGGTGAGCGCCTATCTCGCCGTCTTTCTAATCGCCATGGCCGTCGTCAGTTGGGCTCAGGCAAATCGTCTGGATTTCCTCTGGGCGGTGGAAGCGGCGGCGCTGGGGGTGACCGTCGCCGCGGTGTTCGCAACCGGGCTGTTTTCCGTTCGCTCTTTGAATCGGGTGGGGTCATTGCTACCCAAACTAGGAGGAAAAGGGTGA
- a CDS encoding acyltransferase produces MNNFVHPQAKLGQNVKIGHFSVIEAGAVIGDNVTIGNNVTVHAGTVIGSNVFVSDNCVLGRWPRPAKTSTVKVDQDLPPLVIGDGTTIGACSVLYRGSTFGTEVMIGDQASVREKCVIENNVVIGRGVSVENQVKIGAYTKIQTNAYITAYTTLEERVFIAPGVTTTNDNFMGRTKERFKFLRGPHVKRGARVGGGSILLPGVTVAEESFIAAGAVVHRDTEPAKLYVGVPAKVLRDVPEREKLENQD; encoded by the coding sequence ATGAACAATTTCGTGCATCCCCAGGCCAAGCTGGGTCAAAACGTCAAAATCGGTCATTTCTCGGTGATCGAAGCCGGCGCGGTGATCGGAGACAACGTGACGATCGGCAACAACGTGACCGTCCACGCCGGCACGGTCATCGGTTCAAACGTGTTCGTTTCGGACAATTGCGTGTTGGGACGCTGGCCGCGTCCGGCCAAGACTTCCACGGTGAAAGTGGATCAGGATCTGCCGCCGTTGGTGATCGGTGACGGCACCACGATCGGTGCCTGTTCCGTTCTCTACCGGGGAAGCACGTTCGGCACGGAAGTGATGATCGGGGATCAGGCATCGGTCCGGGAGAAGTGCGTCATCGAAAACAATGTGGTGATCGGTCGGGGCGTGTCCGTGGAAAACCAAGTGAAAATCGGAGCATACACCAAAATCCAAACCAATGCCTACATCACCGCCTACACCACCCTGGAGGAGCGCGTGTTCATCGCGCCCGGTGTCACCACCACCAACGACAACTTCATGGGCCGCACCAAGGAGCGGTTCAAGTTCCTGCGCGGGCCGCATGTGAAACGGGGAGCCCGTGTGGGCGGCGGTTCCATCCTGCTTCCGGGAGTCACGGTGGCGGAGGAGAGCTTCATCGCCGCCGGTGCGGTGGTGCATCGCGACACGGAACCGGCAAAACTTTACGTCGGCGTCCCGGCCAAGGTGTTGCGGGACGTGCCCGAACGGGAGAAGCTGGAAAATCAGGACTGA
- a CDS encoding nucleotide sugar dehydrogenase → MHGKRLLEKINDKSAVIGVVGIGYVGLPLAVEKAKAGYQVIAFDILQHRVDMVNQGINYIGDVVDDELKELVQTGRLKATTDYGLIAEVDAVAICVPTPLDKYQQPNITYVESSAKSIAEHLHPGMLVVLESTTYPGTTEEVVQPILEATGLKVGVDFFLAYSPERVDPGNKVFNTKNTPKVVGGVTERCTEVAAALYRSVLEGEVHVVSSPKVAEMEKILENTFRNINIALVNEMAILCNRMGIDIWEVIDAARTKPYGFMAFYPGPGLGGHCIPIDPFYLTWKAREFNYHTRLIEVAGEINNEMPHFVVDRLMKILNRHGKALKGAKVVVLGVAYKKDIDDYRDSPVLNIVQLLEKYGADFVTVDPHIPSFKAGGKEYETTELTDELLESADIVLITTDHSAFDYGNIAEKAAVIFDTRNALKGVPKIKADYEKL, encoded by the coding sequence ATGCACGGAAAACGGCTTCTGGAGAAAATCAATGACAAAAGTGCGGTCATCGGCGTGGTCGGCATCGGCTACGTGGGGCTGCCGCTGGCCGTGGAAAAAGCGAAAGCAGGATACCAAGTCATCGCGTTTGACATTCTGCAGCACCGCGTCGACATGGTCAACCAGGGGATCAATTACATCGGCGACGTGGTGGATGATGAACTGAAAGAACTGGTGCAAACCGGCCGCCTGAAAGCCACCACCGACTACGGGCTGATCGCCGAAGTGGACGCCGTGGCCATCTGTGTGCCCACGCCGCTGGACAAATATCAGCAGCCCAACATCACCTACGTCGAATCCTCGGCCAAAAGCATTGCCGAACATCTGCATCCGGGCATGCTGGTCGTTCTGGAAAGCACCACGTATCCCGGGACCACCGAAGAAGTGGTGCAACCGATTCTCGAAGCGACCGGACTCAAGGTGGGCGTGGATTTCTTCCTCGCCTATTCGCCGGAACGCGTCGACCCGGGCAACAAGGTGTTCAATACCAAAAACACTCCCAAAGTGGTCGGTGGCGTGACCGAACGTTGCACCGAAGTGGCAGCGGCACTGTACCGTTCCGTGCTGGAAGGGGAAGTGCACGTCGTTTCCAGCCCGAAAGTGGCGGAAATGGAAAAAATCCTGGAAAACACCTTCCGCAACATCAACATCGCTCTCGTGAACGAAATGGCCATTCTCTGCAACCGGATGGGCATCGACATCTGGGAAGTGATCGACGCCGCACGCACGAAGCCGTACGGTTTCATGGCGTTTTACCCGGGGCCGGGACTCGGCGGACACTGCATTCCGATCGACCCGTTCTACCTGACTTGGAAAGCCCGGGAGTTCAACTACCACACCCGGTTGATCGAAGTGGCCGGCGAAATCAACAACGAAATGCCCCATTTCGTGGTGGACCGGCTGATGAAAATCCTCAACCGGCACGGCAAGGCGCTCAAAGGGGCCAAAGTGGTCGTGCTCGGCGTGGCCTACAAGAAAGACATCGATGACTACCGCGATTCGCCGGTGCTCAACATCGTTCAGCTTCTGGAGAAATACGGCGCGGACTTCGTGACGGTCGACCCGCACATTCCGAGCTTCAAAGCGGGCGGCAAAGAATACGAAACGACGGAGCTCACCGACGAACTGCTGGAGTCGGCGGACATCGTGTTGATCACCACCGACCATTCGGCCTTTGATTACGGGAACATCGCGGAAAAGGCCGCCGTCATTTTTGACACGCGGAACGCACTCAAAGGTGTACCCAAAATCAAAGCGGATTACGAAAAACTGTAA
- a CDS encoding DegT/DnrJ/EryC1/StrS family aminotransferase produces MKKIPLLDLKAQLDTIREDIYAAVHRVLESGHYIIGPEVKAFEEEVAAYIGVKHAIGVANGTDALQLALHAAGIGPGDEVITTPFTFFATAETVSQLGAVPVFVDVDPKTCNIDVDQIRSKINERTKAIIPVHIFGQPANMDEIMAIAKEHGLFVLEDAAQAMGSEFKGVRIGGLGHAATFSFFPTKNLGGYGDGGMVVTNDDELARKIRILRVHGSNPKYYHSMIGYNSRLDELQAAMLRIKLRHLDAWNDARREKAALYDELLKDVPVVTPHHAENRKHIYHLYIIQAEERDELMEHLKQHGIASGVYYPVPLHLQEVYKELGYKEGDLPVAEYLSKRTFALPLYPELPEEDIRFIVQTIRDFYAGKQ; encoded by the coding sequence ATGAAAAAAATCCCTCTTTTGGATTTGAAAGCACAACTGGACACCATTCGTGAAGACATCTACGCAGCGGTTCATCGCGTGCTGGAAAGCGGTCACTACATCATCGGACCGGAAGTGAAGGCGTTTGAAGAGGAAGTGGCCGCTTACATCGGCGTGAAACACGCGATCGGTGTGGCCAACGGAACGGATGCGCTGCAACTTGCGCTTCATGCCGCCGGCATCGGTCCGGGAGACGAAGTGATCACGACGCCGTTCACCTTCTTCGCCACCGCGGAGACCGTCTCGCAGCTGGGAGCCGTCCCGGTGTTCGTCGACGTTGATCCGAAAACCTGCAACATCGACGTGGACCAAATCCGCTCCAAAATCAACGAACGGACCAAAGCGATCATTCCGGTGCACATTTTCGGTCAACCGGCCAATATGGATGAAATCATGGCGATTGCGAAAGAACACGGGCTGTTCGTGCTGGAGGACGCCGCACAGGCCATGGGATCGGAATTCAAAGGCGTCCGGATCGGCGGACTGGGTCACGCCGCCACCTTCTCTTTCTTCCCGACCAAGAACCTGGGAGGCTACGGGGACGGCGGCATGGTGGTGACCAATGACGATGAACTCGCCCGGAAGATTCGCATCCTTCGGGTTCACGGCAGCAATCCGAAATACTATCACAGCATGATCGGGTACAACAGCCGTCTGGATGAATTGCAGGCCGCCATGCTGCGCATCAAGCTCCGCCATCTGGATGCGTGGAACGACGCCCGCCGGGAAAAAGCCGCTCTGTACGACGAGCTGCTGAAAGACGTTCCGGTGGTGACCCCGCATCACGCCGAAAATCGCAAGCATATTTATCACCTGTACATCATCCAGGCCGAAGAGCGGGACGAACTGATGGAACACCTGAAACAACACGGCATTGCCTCCGGCGTATACTATCCTGTGCCGCTGCACCTGCAGGAGGTATACAAAGAACTGGGATACAAAGAAGGGGACTTGCCGGTGGCCGAATATCTGTCGAAGCGGACGTTCGCGTTGCCGCTTTATCCCGAGCTTCCGGAAGAAGACATCCGCTTCATCGTTCAAACCATCCGGGATTTTTACGCCGGCAAACAATGA